The sequence below is a genomic window from Drosophila gunungcola strain Sukarami unplaced genomic scaffold, Dgunungcola_SK_2 000028F, whole genome shotgun sequence.
ACCAGCTCTCGGATGAAATGGTGACGGATGTCAACATGCTTGGTGCGTTTGTGGAACACGGGGTTGCGTGTAAGTTGGCCAGCTCCTTGATTGTCGTTGTAGATAATGGTCGACTTCAGTTGGCCCAAAATTTCTTGTAGAAAGCTTCTGAGATGAACAGCTTCCTTTGAGGAGTCGGACAGAGCCATATACTCTGCTTCTGTGCTCGACAATGCAACCGTCCGTTGCTTCCGGCATTCCCAGGATATTGCTGCACCTGCAAACTTAAAAGCCAAACCTGAAAAAGATCTGCGATCGTCAATGTTGGCGGCCCAGTCAGCATCGGCGTAGCCTACAAGGTCTTTGCCACTTCGTTTGTAAACCAGGCAATAGTCCTGAGTACCTTTTAGGTAACGTAATACCCGTTTCGCAGCAATCCAATGTTGTTTTCCAAAGTTTGTATTGTATTGACTCAAGGCACTCACTGCAAATGCAATATCAGGACGTGTTGATGCTGCCAACCACATTAGGGCTCCTATTAAACTCTGATACGGCACGCTGGAAACTTCTTCTTTctcgttttcggtttttggacACATTTCAGTTGACAATTTTTCATTCGTGTTGATCGGTGTATTTACGGGCTTACAATTCTCCATATTGAACCGTTTGAGAATATCTGCAACATATTTTGGCTGACCCATGGTAAACTCTgatttgtctttgttttgtttaaactcGATGCCCAAGCAATACGCTAGTTTACCCAAATCTTTCATCTGGAACTTGCTGGATAATTCGCGCTTCACTTTAAAAGCATTTGGGTGTTATTTGTCGCAATTATGAGGTCATCTACGTAAAGCGATACGATCAGGATTCCGTTTTGTTCGTTCTTCAGGTACACGCATTTGTCGGCGGCGAGTGGCTTAAGGTTCAGTTCTTTGAGCTTACTATCTAGCTTTTTGTACCACTGACGTCCAATTTGCTTTAGGCCATATAGAGCCTTTTTTAGCTTGCACACCTTTTTAGGTCCATACATTTCTTTCTCTTTAGCAGTCAAGATTTCTTGGAATTCAGGTGGAACGCTGATGTAAAGTTCTTCCTCAATTTCTCCATTCAAATAGGCGCTGTTGAAGTCAAATTGATGAAGATCCAGTCCGAGTTCTGCAGCTAGAGCTATTACAATTCGAATCGAGCTCATTCTGGACACTGGGGAGTAGGTCTCATCGTAGTCAATGCCTTCGCGTTGGGTGAATCCTTTAGCAACCAGGCGAACTTTACGGCAATTTACCCTTCCGTcaggtaaatattttgttcgaAGCACCCATTTCGTTTCGATAACCCTTTGGTTTTCCTGGCGATCAACAACTTCCCAGGTAttgttcatttttaatgacttgTACTCGTTTATAAATGCCTCCTTCCATTCGATGGCGTTTGTACCTTTGAGTGCTGCGCTTGCAGTTAGTTCCTTTGGGTTCGTTGCAAGTGAGGTAGCTTCGTAGAAAACATCTTCCTggtcggactcaaactgctgattAGGTGTGTCGATCTGGTCTGCAAGTATTTGATTGTAAATTAATCTGGGTCTTCCTGGTTTACCTGTTAACTGCTTCCTTGGCCTTCCACGACCACGTTTTACTGGCTGTCTATCGTCTGGCTCATTTTCCTCTGACTCAGGATCTTCTGGTTGGATGCTTTCGTTGTCATCTTGGTCATTTTCTGGTTGATTTTCTGCTACCGGTTCAATGTTGACATCGATCTGAGGTTCAATGAACTCTTCGAACTTATACTCGTGCCCAAACAGATTTGTGAAAACGACGTCTCGGCTTTTGATTAACATTTGATTTTTCACATCGTACAGCCTATAAGCTTTGGCATCGGTGCAGTATCCAACGAATACGcattttttggattttgggCTGAACTTGCTTTTCGATCGTTTGTCCAGTGTATATGCAATTTGACCAAATTTTTGCATATGCCTTACAATTGGGACGCGATTGTTCCACAGCTTAAAAGGCGTTTCTCCACATAGGCTCCTTGAAGGACATCTGTTTCTTATGTAATTTGCCGTGTTTACTGCTTCAGCCCAGTAGCTTGGAGGAAGTGCGGCCTGCAACATCAGGCAGCGAGCCATTTCAACAAGGGTCCTGTTCTTACGTTCGGCTGTACCATTTTGTTGAGGAGTATATTCTACGGAATACTCGTGCTTTATTCCCTGGGCTGCAAGATAACTTTTGAACTCATTATTAGTGTATTTTGTACCGTTATCTGACCTGATAGTTTTTATCTTCTTTCCAGTTCGCCGTTCGACATAGTTTTGGAATTCCTTAAATTTCTGGAACACCTCAGACTTTCTTTTGATCGTGTAGAGCTCGCACCATTTTGAGAAATCATCGATGAATGTCAAAAAGTAGCGGCTGCCGCCGTGGCTATTGGTACGCATGGGACCGCATACGTCGCTGTGGATTAGTTCTAGTACGTCTCCTGCTCTTGAATCTGATACTGGGAACGGCTTTTGGGACTGCTTCCCCTTGATACATAATTCGCAAATTGGAAGAGTCTCCTTGAGGTCGACTTTGGCTCCTTGTACTTTACCTTTTCTTATTAGTTCTTTTAGGTCCGGCTCATTAAGATGGCCGAAACGTTCATGCCATTCTTGGATGCTGTTTTGCTTACCTGCAGTGATCTGGCTGCATTCGAGTTTTCTTCTAACTGGTATAAGTCCAATTTGCGAGGAACGGTGAACACTATTTCTCCTCCTGTAGCTCTAATTATTTCAGCTTTCTCcttcttgaaaataatattgaagCCGTGATCACATATTTTCGAGACCGACAAGAGATTGGTCCTTAAGTCCGGCACATAGAGCGTGTTCTTCAGGCTGGCGGTGAACTTTTTGTTTGGCGAGAACTGCACGGATCCATATCCTTTTATGTCTGTAGCCTCATCATTTGCCAGTTTGAGTTTCGGGCCTTCTGCAGGCTCAAGATTTACGAACATATTTTGTTGTGAGCACATGTGTGACGTTGCTCCAGAGTCTAGACACCAGCTACTGCAATCACTGCTTGTATGATGAGATGCGTTGACGTACATGCTATCATTCTGGTTCTTTATTGGCTTCGACCTGCACTCAGCTGCACGGTGACCGACTTTTCCGCAGTTGTAACAtctaaacttaaactttttattagtGCCTGATTCTTGCGGATTGCTGTTATTATTCTTCTTGTGTGCCAATAATGCTCCGGGCGTCGACTCGCTTTGATTTCTGTTTCTCGCCTCGTATTCGtctaataactttattttaagtgcCTCCATTGAGATTAAGTTTTCCTGCGTTTTCAATCGCGATTCGAAACTGTTCATATTCCTCAGGGATACTGTACAGTAGCAAAATTGTTAACAGATCGTCAATATTCATGAGATCAACTTCGTTTATTTTGTCTACTAAATCGGAAAACATATCTATGTGGCTTCTCATGTCTCCGCCTGCATTCATTTTAATAGGATCAGTGATTTCAACAGTGCGGCTTTACGGGCTGGTCCCGTTGACTGGTAAGTGCTATGCAGCTTCTTCCATACATCGTTTGAAGTTTCACAGTTTCTTGTATGCCTTAGTTCCGATGTTGACATGGCCAAAATGAGATCGGACTTAGCCTTTGCATCTTCGTTTATCCACTGCGTGAAATTTGTTTCGGGTTTTAAAAGAGTCCCGTTCACATATTTCCACGAGTCGTTCTTGACTAACAGGGCCTGCATTTGTATTTTCCATGTGTCGAAATTATCCTTGCCCAAGGGCTCTATGCGTATACTAGCAATActcatttttctttataatttcCGTTTAGTTTTGCTACACAAGCAACTGGTTCACGAAGCAACACAAGCAAGTGGTTCACGGAGCTACACAAGCAACTGGTTCACGAAGCTACACAAGCAACGAATACTCTTCCTTTTAGTTTTGCTACACAAGCAATTGGTTCACGAAGCTACACAAGCAACGAATACTCttcctttttggttttttgctACACAAGCAACTAGTTCACGAAGCTACACAAGCAACGAACACTTTTCTTCTCTCTATCACCAATTTGACGCCTTCAGTCTCAATCCCAGAAGTCTCAAATTTTTGCacatgtgtatgtgtgcgtaTGTGCGCGTTGGCAATTTCaccacaaattaaaatttgccaTTTAATCTCACTCGTTGTTCAATATCTTCTACTAACTATTTTCTGGCGCAGTGGAAGGGTGCTGCGGCCCATAACCTGTTTTAATTTAGCTTGagtataatagttttattacagAGATAATTGATACAGATTAAGCTTTACACATTCGTTGGCGATAGCGGTGGACAGAAGAAGGAAGAACAGTACGATCGTTAGAGAAGTTACATTAGACTTTACTATCGATAGTTCGGTATGCGATACCGTGCCAATTGTATTTCCAATAGCTTCTTTAGAAGAGCTGCTTTTCGCACTGGTCCTCTCGTCATAAAAATTTCCTGCAGTTTCATCCAACAGCGTTTAGCTGTATTACATCCCTCGATCAAAGCCAATTCTTAGGGGCTGACCGATAGTAAGATATCTGCACGCGCTTTTTCGTCGTACGTTTTCCATACGGCGGAGTCAGCAGCCGATGTGCTTCCACTTCCACTAGGGCACTCCTTCGTACCGTCCACATATTGCCACAGGTCGTTTTCACGAGCACTGCCCGCATTTGAACTTTCCACGTGTCATAGTTATCCGCACAAAGCGGCTCAATTTTTATAACGCGCCGGACATTTTCGCGACCAAATCTAACTATGACGGCCTACAGGTGAAGTGTTCTTTATTGCGCGGGTATAGGACTGGGTCCATAACATGAAGCAGCGAATGAATGAAACACGTGTACTTGTAGGTTAAAGAATAAATTATCTAAAGAATCATTATCTAAGTATATTTTGACGGTTGATACATAACTCGCGTGATCTGCGGCTTGAAGCTGACTGACTTATAAAAAGGGGGTAGAGTCGTGCTTATCTACACTTCTTTAGGTTATAAATGAGGGAAGAGAGATAAGCCGTTACTTTTAAGCTTTTACATATGATTCTCATCTCTTTATGAAATTGGGCATAAAGAACTGATCATATCGTTAACATTTGTTGCTTTGATTTACATTACATAGTttcaacataaaataaataaaataaataaaataaattaaataataaaataaataaaataaataaataaataaaataaataaaataaaataaataaataaataaaataaataaaataaataaaataaataaataaataaaataaataaaataaataaaataataaaataaataaaataaataaaataaataaaataaataaaataaataaataaataaaataaataaataaataaaataaataaaataaataaaataaataaataaataaaataataaaataaataaaataaataaaataaataaaataaataaaataaataaaataaataaataaataaataaataaaataaataaaataaataaaataaataaaataaataaaataaataaaataaataaaataaataaaataaataaaataaataaaataaataaaataaataaaataaataaaataaataaaataaataaaataaataaaataaataaaataaataaaataaataaataaaataaataaaataaataaaataaataaaataaataaaataaataaaataaataaataaataaataaataaaataaataaaataaataaaataaataaaataaataaaataaataaaataaataataaataaatgagtaCCTTTTAGGTAACGTAATACCCGTTTCGCAGCAATCCAATGTTGTTTTCCAAAGTTGTATTGTATTGACTCAAGGCACTCACTGCAAATGCAATATCAGGACGTGTTGATGCTGCCAACCACATTAGGGCTCCTATTAAACTCTGATACGGCACGCTGGAAACTTCTTCTTTctcgttttcggtttttggacACATTTCAGTTGACAATTTTTCATTCGTGTTGATCGGTGTATTTACGGGCTTACAATTCTCCATATTGAACCGTTTGAGAATATCTGCAACATATTTTGGCTGACCCATGGTAAACTCTgatttgtctttgttttgtttaaactcGATGCCCAAGCAATACGCTAGTTTACCCAAATCTTTCATCTGGAACTTGCTGGATAATTCGCGCTTCAACTTTAAAAGCATTTGGGTGTTATTTGTCGCAATTATGAGGTCATCTACGTAAAGCGATACGATCAGGATTCCGTTTTGTTCGTTCTTCAGGTACACGCATTTGTCGGCGGCGAGTGGCTTAAGGTTCAGTTCTTTGAGCTTACTATCTAGCTTTTTGTACCACTGACGTCCAATTTGCTTTAGGCCATATAGAGCCTTTTTTAGCTTGCACACCTTTTTAGGTCCATACATTTCTTTCTCTTTAGCAGTCAAGATTTCTTGGAATTCAGGTGGAACGCTGATGTAAAGTTCTTCCTCAATTTCTCCATTCAAATAGGCGCTGTTGAAGTCAAATTGATGAAGATCCAGTCCGAGTTCTGCAGCTAGAGCTATTACAATTCGAATCGAGCTCATTCTGGACACTGGGGAGTAGGTCTCATCGTAGTCAATGCCTTCGCGTTGGGTGAATCCTTTAGCAACCAGGCGAACTTTACGGCAATTTACCCTTCCGTcaggtaaatattttgttcgaAGCACCCATTTCGTTTCGATAACCCTTTGGTTTTCCTGGCGATCAACAACTTCCCAGGTAttgttcatttttaatgacttgTACTCGTTTATAAATGCCTCCTTCCATTCGATGGCGTTTGTACCTTTGAGTGCTGCGCTTGCAGTTAGTTCCTTTGGGTTCGTTGCAAGTGAGGTAGCTTCGTAGAAAACATCTTCCTggtcggactcaaactgctgattAGGTGTGTCGATCTGGTCTGCAAGTATTTGATTGTAAATTAATCTGGGTCTTCCTGGTTTACCTGTTAACTGCTTCCTTGGCCTTCCACGACCACGTTTTACTGGCTGTCTATCGTCTGGCTCATTTTCCTCTGACTCAGGATCTTCTGGTTGGATGCTTTCGTTGTCATCTTGGTCATTTTCTGGTTGATTTTCTGCTACCGGTTCAATGTTGACATCGATCTGAGGTTCAATGAACTCTTCGAACTTATACTCGTGCCCAAACAGATTTGTGAAAACGACGTCTCGGCTTTTGATTAACATTTGATTTTTCACATCGTACAGCCTATAAGCTTTGGCATCGGTGCAGTATCCAACGAATACGcattttttggattttgggCTGAACTTGCTTTTCGATCGTTTGTCCAGTGTATATGCAATTTGACCAAATTTTTGCATATGCCTTACAATTGGGACGCGATTGTTCCACAGCTTAAAAGGCGTTTCTCCACATAGGCTCCTTGAAGGACATCTGTTTCTTATGTAATTTGCCGTGTTTACTGCTTCAGCCCAGTAGCTTGGAGGAAGTGCGGCCTGCAACATCAGGCAGCGAGCCATTTCAACAAGGGTCCTGTTCTTACGTTCGGCTGTACCATTTTGTTGAGGAGTATATTCTACGGAATACTCGTGCTTTATTCCCTGGGCTGCAAGATAACTTTTGAACTCATTATTAGTGTATTTTGTACCGTTATCTGACCTGATAGTTTTTATCTTCTTTCCAGTTCGCCGTTCGACATAGTTTTGGAATTCCTTAAATTTCTGGAACACCTCAGACTTTCTTTTGATCGTGTAGAGCTCGCACCATTTTGAGAAATCATCGATGAATGTCAAAAAGTAGCGGCTGCCGCCGTGGCTATTGGTACGCATGGGACCGCATACGTCGCTGTGGATTAGTTCTAGTACGTCTCCTGCTCTTGAATCTGATACTGGGAACGGCTTTTGGGACTGCTTCCCCTTGATACATAATTCGCAAATTGGAAGAGTCTCCTTGAGGTCGACTTTGGCTCCTTGTACTTTACCTTTTCTTATTAGTTCTTTTAGGTCCGGCTCATTAAGATGGCCGAAACGTTCATGCCATTCTTGGATGCTGTTTTGCTTACCTGCAGTGATCTGGCTGCATTCGAGTTTTTCTTCTAACTGGTATAAGTCCAATTTGCGAGGAACGGTGAACACTATTTCTCCTCCTGTAGCTCTAATTATTTCAGCTTTCTCcttcttgaaaataatattgaagCCGTGATCACATATTTTCGAGACCGACAAGAGATTGGTCCTTAAGTCCGGCACATAGAGCGTGTTCTTCAGGCTGGCGGTGAACTTTTTGTTTGGCGAGAACTGCACGGATCCATATCCTTTTATGTCTGTAGCCTCATCATTTGCCAGTTTGAGTTTCGGGCCTTCTGCAGGCTCAAGATTTACGAACATATTTTGTTGTGAGCACATGTGTGACGTTGCTCCAGAGTCTAGACACCAGCTACTGCAATCACTGCTTGTATGATGAGATGCGTTGACGTACATGCTATCATTCTGGTTCTTTATTGGCTTCGACCTGCACTCAGCTGCACGGTGACCGACTTTTCCGCAGTTGTAACAtctaaacttaaactttttattagtGCCTGATTCTTGCGGATTGCTGTTATTATTCTTCTTGTGTGCCAATAATGCTCCGGGCGTCGACTCGCTTTGATTTCTGTTTCTCGCCTCGTATTCGtctaataactttattttaagtgcCTCCGTTGAGATTAAGTTTTCCTGCGTTTCAATCGCGATTCGAAACTGTTCATATTCCTCAGGGATACTGTACAGTAGCAAAATTGTTAACAGATCGTCAATATTCATGAGATCAACTTCGTTTATTTTGTCTACTAAATCGGAAAACATATCTATGTGGCTTCTCATGTCTCCGCCtgcattcatttttaataggATCAGTGATTTCAACAGTGCGGCTTTACGGGCTGGTCCCGTTGACTGGTAAGTGCTATGCAGCTTCTTCCATACATCGTTTGAAGTTTCACAGTTTCTTGTATGCCTTAGTTCCGATGTTGACATGGCCAAAATGAGATCGGACTTAGCCTTTGCATCTTCGTTTATCCACTGCGTGAAATTTGTTTCGGGTTTTAAAAGAGTCCCGTTCACATATTTCCACGAGTCGTTCTTGACTAACAGGGCCTGCATTTGTATTTTCCATGTGTCGAAATTATCCTTGCCCAAGGGCTCTATGCGTATACTAGCAATActcatttttctttataatttcCGTTTAGTTTTGCTACACAAGCAACTGGTTCACGAAGCAACACAAGCAAGTGGTTCACGGAGCTACACAAGCAACTGGTTCACGAAGCTACACAAGCAACGAATACTCTTCCTTTTAGTTTTGCTACACAAGCAATTGGTTCACGAAGCTACACAAGCAACGAATACTCttcctttttggtttttgctacACAAGCAACTAGTTCACGAAGCTACACAAGCAACGAACACTTTTCTTCTCTCTATCACCAATTTGACGCCTTCAGTCTCAATCCCAGAAGTCTCAAATTTTTGCacatgtgtatgtgtgcgtaTGTGCGCGTTGGCAATTTCaccacaaattaaaatttgccaTTTAATCTCACTCGTTGTTCAATATCTTCTACTAACTATTTTCTGGCGCAGTGGAAGGGTGCTGCGGCCCATAACCTGTTTTAATTTAGCTTGagtataatagttttattacagAGATAATTGATACAGATTAAGCTTTACACATTCGTTGGCGATAGCGGTGGACAGAAGAAGGAAGAACAGTACGATCGTTAGAGAAGTTACATTAGACTTTACTATCGATAGTTCGGTATGCGATACCGTGCCAATTGTATTTCCAATAGCTTCTTTAGAAGAGCTGCTTTTCGCACTGGTCCTCTCGTCATAAAAATTTCCTGCAGTTTCATCCAACAGCGTTTAGCTGTATTACATCCCTCGATCAAAGCCAATTCTTAGGGGCTGACCGATAGTAAGATATCTGCACGCGCTTTTTTCGTCGTACGTTTTCCATACGGCGGAGTCAGCAGCCGATGTGCTTCCACTTCCACTAGGGCACTCCTTCGTACCGTCCACATATTGCCACAGGTCGTTTTTCACGAGCACTGCCCGCATTTGAACTTTCCACGTGTCATAGTTATCCGCACAAAGCGgctcaatttttataaacgcGCCGGACATTTTTCGCGACCAAATCTAACTATGACGGCCTACAGGTGAAGTGTTCTTTTATTGCGCGGGTATATGGACTGGGTCCATAACATGAAGCAGCGAATGAATGAAACACGTGTACTTGTAGGTTAAAGAATAAATTATCTAAAGAATAATTATCTAAGTATATTTTGACGGTTGATACATAACTCGCGTGATCTGCGGCTTGAAGCTGACTGACTTATAAAAAGGGGTAGAGTCGTGCTTATCTACACTTCTTTAGGTTATAAATGAGGGAAGAGAGATAAGCCGTTACTTTTAAGCTTTTACATATGATTCTCATCTCTTTATGAAATTGGGCATAAAGAACTGATCATATCGTTTACATTTGTTGCTTTGATTACATTACATAGTttcaacataaataaataaaataaataaaataaataaaataataaaataaataaaataaataaataaataaaataaataaaataaataataaaataaataaaataaataaaataaataaaataaataaaataaataaaataaataaaataaataaaataaataaaataaataaaataaataaataaataaaataaataaaataaataaaataataaaataaataaaataaataaaataataaataaataaaataaataaataaataaaataaataaaataaataaaataaataaaataaataaaataaataaaataaataaaataataaataaataaaataataaataataaataaataaaataaataaaataaataaaataaataaaataaataaaataaataaaataaataaaataaataaaataaataaaataaataaaataaataaaataataaataaaataaataaaataaataaataaataaaataaataaaataaataaaataaataaaataaataaataaataaaataaataaaataaataaaataaataaataaataaataaataaaataaataaaataaataaaataaataaataaataaaataataaataaataaaataaataaaataaataaaataaataaataataaaataaataaaataaataaaataaataaaaataaataaaataaataaaataataaataataaataaataaaataaataaataaataaaataaataaaataaataaaataaataaataaataaaataaataaaataaataaaataataaataaataaataaataaaataaataaataaataaaataaataaaataaataaaataaataaaataaataaataaataaaataaataaaataaataaaataaataaataaaataaaataaataaaataaataaaataaataaaataaataaataataaaataataaaataaataaaataaataaataaataaaataaataaaataaataaaataaataaaataaataaaataaataaaataaataaaataaataaaataaataaaataataaaataaataaataaaataataaataaataaataaaataaataaaataaataaaataaataaaataaataaaataaataaaataaataaaataaataaaataaataaaataaataaaataaataaaataaataaataaataaataaaataaataaaataaataaaataaataaaataaataaaataaataaaataaataaataaataaataataaaataaataaaataaataaaataaataaaataaataaaataaataaaataaataaaataaataaataaataaaataaataaaataaataaaataaataaaataaataaaataaataaaataaataaaataaataaataaataaaataaataaataaataaaataaataaaataaataaaataaataaataaataaataaaataaataaaataaataaaataaataaaataaataataaataaataaaataaataaaataaataaaataaataaaataaataaaataaataaaataaataaaataaataaaataaataaaataaataaaaataaataaaataaataaaataaataaataaataaaataaataaataaataaaataaataaaataaataaaataaataaataaataaaataaatcaaataaataaataaataaaataaatcaaataaatcaaataaatcaaataaatcaataaatcaaataaataaatcaaataaatcaaataatcaaataaatcaaataaatcaaataaatcaaataaatcaaataaatcaaataatcaaataaatcaaataaatcaaataaatcaataatcaataatcaaataaatcaataaatcaaataaatcaaataaatcaaataaatcaataaatcaaataaatcaaataaatcaaataaatcaaataaatcaaataaatcaaataaatcaaaataaatcaaataatcaaataaatcaaataaatcaaataatcaaataaatcaaataaatcaaataaatcaaataaatctaaataaatcaaataaataaataaataaaataaataaataaataaaataaataaaataaataaaataaataaataaatcaaataaatcaaataaatcaaataaatcaaataatcaaataatcaaataaatcaaataaatcaaataaatcaaataaatcaaataaatcaaataaatcaaataaatcaaataaatcaaataaatcaaataaatcaaataaatcagataaatcaataaatcaaataaatcaaagaaatcaaataaatcaaataaatcaaataaatcaaataaatcaaataaatcaaataaatcaataaatcaaataaatcaaataaatcaaataaatcaaataaatcaaataaatcaaataaatcaaataaatcaaataaatcaaataaatcaataaatcaaataaatcaaataaatcaaataaatcaaataaatcaaataaatcaaataaatcaataaatcaaataaatcaaataaatcaaataaatcaaataaatcaaataaatcaaataaatcaataaatcaaataaatcaaataaatcaaataaatcaaataaatcaaataaatcaataaataaataaataaataaataaaataaatcaaataaataacataaataaaataaataaaataaataa
It includes:
- the LOC128263941 gene encoding uncharacterized protein LOC128263941; this translates as MENCKPVNTPINTNEKLSTEMCPKTENEKEEVSSVPYQSLIGALMWLAASTRPDIAFAVSALSQYNTNFGKQHWIAAKRVLRYLKGTQDYCLVYKRSGKDLVGYADADWAANIDDRRSFSGLAFKFAGAAISWECRKQRTVALSSTEAEYMALSDSSKEAVHLRSFLQEILGQLKSTIIYNDNQGAGQLTRNPVFHKRTKHVDIRHHFIRELVEEGTISVNYIPTTEMPADILTKGLSASKHNTCKTALGMRLVDQRLTN